The proteins below are encoded in one region of Balaenoptera ricei isolate mBalRic1 chromosome 6, mBalRic1.hap2, whole genome shotgun sequence:
- the TOR2A gene encoding prosalusin isoform X3, with product MAAVRRGCWLWGSLLGLLGLVSAAAAAWDLTSLRCNFGAFCECDFRPDFQGLECDLAQHLVGQHLARALVVKALKAFVQDPAPTKPLVLSLHGWTGTGKSYVSSLLAHYLFRGGLRSPHVHHFSPVIHFPHPGHLERYKKDLKSWVQGNLTACSRSLFLFDEMDELAPGLIEVLRPFLGPSWVVYGTNYRKAIFIFIRWLLALGHHGRASPGRPGALPTSPEAPCAALCAQRACPGRPGAKG from the exons ATGGCGGCTGTGAGGCGCGGCTGTTGGCTGTGGGGCTCGCTCCTCGGGCTGCTCGGGCTGGTCTCGGCCGCGGCCGCCGCCTGGGACCTGACTTCGCTGCGATGCAACTTCGGCGCCTTCTGTGAATGTGACTTCCGGCCCGACTTCCAGG GTCTGGAGTGTGACCTGGCGCAGCACCTGGTGGGCCAGCATTTAGCCAGGGCGCTGGTGGTGAAGGCACTGAAGGCCTTCGTGCAGGATCCAGCCCCCACCAAGCCACTGGTCCTCTCTCTGCATGGCTGGACTGGCACCGGCAAGTCCTATGTCAGCTCCCTGCTGGCACACTACCTCTTCCGGGGTGGTCTCCGCAGCCCCCATGTGCACCACTTTTCCCCGGTCATCCACTTCCCCCACCCCGGCCACCTGGAGCGCTACAAG AAGGACCTGAAGAGCTGGGTCCAGGGAAACCTCACTGCCTGCAGccgctctctcttcctcttcgaTGAGATGGACGAGCTGGCCCCAGGCCTGATAGAGGTCCTGAGACCTTTCCTGGGCCCCTCCTGGGTTGTCTATGGGACCAACTATCGCAAAgccatcttcatcttcatcag ATGGCTTCTGGCGCTCGGGCATCATGGAAGAGCATCTCCTGGACGCCCTGGTGCCCTTCCTACCTCTCCAGAGGCACCATGTGCAGCACTGTGTGCTCAACGAGCTTGCCCAGGTAGGCCTGGAGCCAAGGGATGA
- the TOR2A gene encoding prosalusin isoform X2, with the protein MAAVRRGCWLWGSLLGLLGLVSAAAAAWDLTSLRCNFGAFCECDFRPDFQGLECDLAQHLVGQHLARALVVKALKAFVQDPAPTKPLVLSLHGWTGTGKSYVSSLLAHYLFRGGLRSPHVHHFSPVIHFPHPGHLERYKKDLKSWVQGNLTACSRSLFLFDEMDELAPGLIEVLRPFLGPSWVVYGTNYRKAIFIFISNTGGEQINQVVLEAWRSRREREEIRLQELEPVISQAVLDNPNHGFWRSGIMEEHLLDALVPFLPLQRHHVQHCVLNELAQVGLEPRDEVVQAVLDSTTFFPEDEQLFSSNGCKTVASRISFFL; encoded by the exons ATGGCGGCTGTGAGGCGCGGCTGTTGGCTGTGGGGCTCGCTCCTCGGGCTGCTCGGGCTGGTCTCGGCCGCGGCCGCCGCCTGGGACCTGACTTCGCTGCGATGCAACTTCGGCGCCTTCTGTGAATGTGACTTCCGGCCCGACTTCCAGG GTCTGGAGTGTGACCTGGCGCAGCACCTGGTGGGCCAGCATTTAGCCAGGGCGCTGGTGGTGAAGGCACTGAAGGCCTTCGTGCAGGATCCAGCCCCCACCAAGCCACTGGTCCTCTCTCTGCATGGCTGGACTGGCACCGGCAAGTCCTATGTCAGCTCCCTGCTGGCACACTACCTCTTCCGGGGTGGTCTCCGCAGCCCCCATGTGCACCACTTTTCCCCGGTCATCCACTTCCCCCACCCCGGCCACCTGGAGCGCTACAAG AAGGACCTGAAGAGCTGGGTCCAGGGAAACCTCACTGCCTGCAGccgctctctcttcctcttcgaTGAGATGGACGAGCTGGCCCCAGGCCTGATAGAGGTCCTGAGACCTTTCCTGGGCCCCTCCTGGGTTGTCTATGGGACCAACTATCGCAAAgccatcttcatcttcatcag CAACACTGGCGGTGAGCAGATCAACCAGGTGGTGCTGGAGGCATGGCGCAGCCGCAGGGAGCGCGAGGAGATTCGCCTGCAGGAGCTGGAGCCGGTTATCTCCCAGGCCGTGCTGGACAACCCGAACC ATGGCTTCTGGCGCTCGGGCATCATGGAAGAGCATCTCCTGGACGCCCTGGTGCCCTTCCTACCTCTCCAGAGGCACCATGTGCAGCACTGTGTGCTCAACGAGCTTGCCCAGGTAGGCCTGGAGCCAAGGGATGAGGTCGTCCAGGCTGTGCTGGACAGCACCACCTTCTTCCCTGAGGACGAGCAGCTCTTTTCCTCCAATGGCTGCAAGACTGTGGCTTCCCGAATCTCCTTCTTCCTCTGA
- the TOR2A gene encoding prosalusin isoform X1, with protein MAAVRRGCWLWGSLLGLLGLVSAAAAAWDLTSLRCNFGAFCECDFRPDFQGLECDLAQHLVGQHLARALVVKALKAFVQDPAPTKPLVLSLHGWTGTGKSYVSSLLAHYLFRGGLRSPHVHHFSPVIHFPHPGHLERYKKDLKSWVQGNLTACSRSLFLFDEMDELAPGLIEVLRPFLGPSWVVYGTNYRKAIFIFISNTGGEQINQVVLEAWRSRREREEIRLQELEPVISQAVLDNPNHGFWRSGIMEEHLLDALVPFLPLQRHHVQHCVLNELAQDQELPGATTVPFMPVTSVQHRPGPRTLNAFAEWQEGGWPLLLPSLPGTQSSILAFFTFVPSTLAPFRIEGKSPLDVHRLRGLISGRGQGGREKRDRPERGMRVEQAATVKRLAVRAGLAGCVLGIAEGSLCPPQSWDDSSHSTLTQL; from the exons ATGGCGGCTGTGAGGCGCGGCTGTTGGCTGTGGGGCTCGCTCCTCGGGCTGCTCGGGCTGGTCTCGGCCGCGGCCGCCGCCTGGGACCTGACTTCGCTGCGATGCAACTTCGGCGCCTTCTGTGAATGTGACTTCCGGCCCGACTTCCAGG GTCTGGAGTGTGACCTGGCGCAGCACCTGGTGGGCCAGCATTTAGCCAGGGCGCTGGTGGTGAAGGCACTGAAGGCCTTCGTGCAGGATCCAGCCCCCACCAAGCCACTGGTCCTCTCTCTGCATGGCTGGACTGGCACCGGCAAGTCCTATGTCAGCTCCCTGCTGGCACACTACCTCTTCCGGGGTGGTCTCCGCAGCCCCCATGTGCACCACTTTTCCCCGGTCATCCACTTCCCCCACCCCGGCCACCTGGAGCGCTACAAG AAGGACCTGAAGAGCTGGGTCCAGGGAAACCTCACTGCCTGCAGccgctctctcttcctcttcgaTGAGATGGACGAGCTGGCCCCAGGCCTGATAGAGGTCCTGAGACCTTTCCTGGGCCCCTCCTGGGTTGTCTATGGGACCAACTATCGCAAAgccatcttcatcttcatcag CAACACTGGCGGTGAGCAGATCAACCAGGTGGTGCTGGAGGCATGGCGCAGCCGCAGGGAGCGCGAGGAGATTCGCCTGCAGGAGCTGGAGCCGGTTATCTCCCAGGCCGTGCTGGACAACCCGAACC ATGGCTTCTGGCGCTCGGGCATCATGGAAGAGCATCTCCTGGACGCCCTGGTGCCCTTCCTACCTCTCCAGAGGCACCATGTGCAGCACTGTGTGCTCAACGAGCTTGCCCAG GACCAAGAGCTCCCTGGGGCAACGACTGTGCCATTCATGCCTGTAACCAGTGTCCAGCACAGGCCTGGCCCTAGGACGCTCAACGCATTTGCTGAATGGCAGGAAGGCGGCTGGCCGCTGCTACTCCCGTCCCTCCCCGGGACCCAGAGCAGCATTCTTGCGTTTTTTACTTTTGTCCCCTCCACGCTGGCACCTTTCAGAATTGAGGGTAAAAGCCCCCTGGACGTGCACAGGCTTCGTGGGCTTATTTCAGGGAGAGGCCAAGGGGgtagagagaagagagacaggCCTGAGCGGGGAATGAGGGTGGAGCAGGCAGCAACTGTGAAGCGCCTCGCGGTGAGAGCCGGCCTCGCGGGCTGTGTGCTGGGCATCGCTGAGGGCTCCCTGTGCCCCCCGCAAAGCTGGGATGACTCCTCCCACTCCACACTCACACAGCTGTGA